From one Salvelinus fontinalis isolate EN_2023a unplaced genomic scaffold, ASM2944872v1 scaffold_0559, whole genome shotgun sequence genomic stretch:
- the LOC129846468 gene encoding PAT complex subunit Asterix, whose translation MSANNMSGPQRVNKIIRYKPPSTEANPTLEDPTPDYMNLLGMIFSMCGLMLKLKWCAWIAVYCSFISFANSRSSEDTKQMMSSFMLSISAVVMSYLQNPQPMSPPW comes from the exons ATGTCCGCAAACAACATGTCAGGCCCACAAAGGGTAAACAAAATTATCCG ATACAAGCCCCCCAGCACGGAAGCAAACCCCACCCTGGAAGACCCGACTCCAGACTACATGAACCTACTCGGCATGATCTTCAGCATGTGTGGCCTGATGCTGAAG TTAAAGTGGTGTGCGTGGATAGCAGTGTACTGCTCCTTCATCAGCTTCGCTAACTCACGCAGCTCAGAAGACACTAAACAGATGATGAGCAGCTTCAT GCTGTCCATCTCAGCCGTGGTGATGTCATACCTCCAGAACCCCCAGCCCATGTCGCCACCGTGGTAA